AATGTAAGAGACAAGTTATCAGCTCAAACGTTATCAGGTTTTCCTttttttaggtcatctgagttaCTCAGGTGATCTATTGCCATCCATGCCTTCTGTAGTCATTGAAACCttaatattttcaacttctcagAGACTACTGGACCATTTTGTCACAAAAACTGATGTGTTATATCGTTAGGGGTAGTGGAACAAAACTTGTGAACTAGCGGCCCTCCTGTGAATTTCATGGTCACTAGCTGCCCTCTAGGGAAATTCGTGGTCACTAGCGACCCTCTTGTGAATTTCTTGGTCACTAGCTGCCCTCTAGGGAAATTCGTGGTCACTAGCGACCCTCTTGTGAATTTCTTGGTCACTAGCTGCTCTCTTGGGACTCAGTACTTGTGTACTTGGTATTCTACTACAATCAGGCAGATtgtatgaatttgaaaacaatgacAGGGATCCTAGAGTGATACATTATATTACCTGACAAAAACAGACACAGATATCATACATTGTAAGCTGTAGGGAGAATAAACCTCTGAGATCTGAGTAAAGGtcaaagacatattaatctaaAGTCTAAATGTTTGTCACTGGTATGCTTCAAATGATTCCATGTTGCAAAAGATGCCTCTAAAGGTCACtagtcaaggtcactcagtAATTAAATGAAACAGGATGCCACAACTTAAATCATTATTCCCGTGAGACAATGCCTCAATCCATTGTGTGATGTGCTTGTTAAATCTTTGCAATACTGCAtaatatgtatttatatctagaaacaaaataattactCATATTGTTATATAGcttcattttatgaaaaaacaagagtaccgtGAACGTTACATAGTATACGCCCATAAAAATGCTTACATAAGGTGTTTTCTTaaagccataatttgtagaactttgtttcaGGTATTATCAACCATCATCAGACTGTGACATGCTTTCTtttcatgatatgaatatttcctaaaAATGGACTAAGTTctttaaaattgaagaaaatcaaaatccttgtcaCATGCACATcatccatacccatacaaatgaGACTGTAAAATAAGGAATTCTTCTCTTGAAAACTGTAGAAGGATGaataaaagacaaatcatgtactctctctgcaatatttcctcaaaactgactatgttcaacaacctgtaattttctcaaaaattgaagaaaatcaaaatccttgccacatgcacatcttccatacaaatactctgtaaaataagaaggccctcacttgaaaactgtggcaggaaaaacagacaaagcatgtactctctatgtaagaATTCCTCAAAactaagttcaataacctgattaaaatccttgccacatgcacattttcaatacctatagaaacactctgtaaaataagaagctAGGTTCTCACAAGTTCGAAAACTGAGGGAGGAGTTCACtgaacaaatcatgtactctctttgcaatattttctcaaaacggACTAAGATCAACcgcctgtaattttttcaaaaattgaagaaaatcaaaatccttgtcgcatgcacatcttcaatatccatacactctgtaaaacaagatagtcctcacttgaaaattgtgggtcAGGAGTTGCAaataccctccatataacaatttaattttcaaaaaaggggcaaaactcctgcaagagaagTCAAAATAGATTAAAATTGCAATAagatctagagtgatccacaaagaagctacatagcaagtttcagcttgaaaTGTgtcagagaaatgaaattagaaacagaaaaccccaaaGGGaggtacagacatcgctgtaccacaATACATCCTGCCTAAAGACAGGTTTataaatatgattgattgattgaatattgtctAACGTCcccctcaagaatttttcactcatatagagacaaAATTGGGTTACTGCATTACTCTCTTACATGTGATGGGATTACCGCCTTAAAacagggtgttttttttttaataaatgccATTTTAAGTTTTATTGACACGATTTTAAGCTGCAATTTACATTTCTCTACAGATACACAAATTAACAAAGTCTGTTGATTCTAGGACTCAAATCTACAAGAGCCCCAAAAAAGGTTTAtaccatatatggccatatcatCTTAAAGgagcatggacacaatttgtgctgaaaattttcaaattttatttttccattttgaatgtttagaatgcttaacttaTAAggcatttctaatggtcagcaaaaatttgcatgtcagttgtcgaggtacatgggagatgcagagctcacaattcATTGTAATGTAAACGAGGCTCGTGTCGTGTTTTTGATTAcgtaggttaaatatactagtaaaagctCGTTTAAAGAGgagttttcaatttacaagttaattctggacacaattgaatagtttctagtgtttagcacaaatcattttgttttacacatactATTTTCTTTTAAGCGATCTATATGTagacaaaaacatggcacgagccttgtttacacaacaaagaattgtgagtgctgtatctcacttgtaactcaaactgatattcaaattttggctGACCATTAggaatactttagttaagcattgtaaacaataaaaatggaaaaataagattttcagcttaatcatgtccatgcccctttaattataggtcacagtgaccttgatTTAGAGCGGGACACacctacctaagatgcattaactGACCAAGTCTGATGATTCTAGAACAAATAATTGTCCAGTTATGAGTCAGACAGATGAGGATTTGACTTGGTCATGCAGTGCCCAGGTCTCACTGGCATGGAGCATAGAtgatattattatcattataatataTACACTCGACCACGGGTCTTGTACGACAGGTGGCATGGTGTCAGGACCGATAACAGCTCCTTGCATGCACAACTTCTTCCAAGCGGTCTTCACACACAGTGGTTGCAAGGTCACAGCCACCAGCTGCAGAAAACATGTCTCCGAGGTAGCAGAAGAAACCTACAACCTCCAACTTGGACATCACTCTGTGGCCTGCCATCAAGAGGTAGAACCGTTCCCTTGTACCTTGAGCATCTAAAGTCAAGGTCCACAAACAGGCGCATGAGCCCACTGCATTTCTTAATTGTGCACCCAGTGCTTGCAGCCATTGCAGAAAATACTGTTGCTGCCTACACCTGTACGACAGACAGCACATGGGAAGCTGCCCGAGTCCTGAAGTAGGTCAAGACTTGTACCGCAGATCACGATCTTGGTTTTGCCCGGATTCACTCTCAGTCCTTTCCTTTCCATAGCTTCCAAGTCAGGGGCCTCTTAACACATTCATCCAATGAGTCAGCAATGATAACCAGGTCATCTGCATATAGATCCTGCCAGGGAACACCAGTGCAAAATTCGCGTGAAAGAGCCTCAAGCATGATGATGAAAAGCAGAGGGCTGAGTACTGACCCCTGATGGACTCCGACCTTCACAGCAAACTCCTCACTGTAGCCGTCACCAATGTGAACACAGCTACGAGCATTGACATACATCCCCTGCACCAGATGCACAATCCACTCTTCCACACCAAGTTTTCTCAGTGCCCATCTGATCACCTCCCAAGGAACATGGTCAAATGCCTTTTCAAGGTCCACGAACGCCATATAGAGCCGTTTGTTTACTGTAGGATATTTTTCTTGTAGCTGCCGAACCACAAATATTGCATCAGTTGTACCTCTGCCAGGGACGAAGCCTAAATGGGAGTCATCAATTGTCACCAACTGCCTAATGAGGCTGTCCACAATCCTCTCCAGGACTTTCATGACTTGTTCCTGTCCAGAACATCACCCTTGCCCATGTAGAGGCAGACCCTCGGAGCAGGAAACATCATGTCAATACCAATAGGAATATAATGGAATGATCTGCACTCAACATCACACAATATTAAAATCTCTAAAATTTCGTTGTTCATGTAAACAATTGTTGCAGGTTGTCCTTTCAGGTCAGAGTTACCTATCACTATCACAGAGTAAGAAGTTGTAGATTTATGTAGAAGACACTGGAACCTATCACTATCACAGAGTAAGAAGTTGTACATTTATGTAGAAGACACATGAACCTATCACAGAGTAAGAAGATGTAGAAGACACAGGAACCTATCACTATCAAAGAGTAAGAAGTTGTAGATTTATGTAGGAGACATAGGAACCTATCAATATCACAGAGTAAGAAGTTGTAGATTTATGTATAAGACACAGGAACCTATCACAGAGTAAGAAGTTGTAGATTTATGTAGGAGACACTGGAACCTATCACTATCACAGAGTAAGAAGTTGTAGATTTATGTAGAAGACACAGGAACCTATCACAGAGTAAGAAGTTGTACATTTATGTAGAAGACACAGGAACCTATCACTATCACAGAGTAAGAAGTTGTAGATTTATGTAGAAGACACAGGAACCTATCACTATCACAGAGTAAGAAGATGTAGAAGACACAGGAACCTATCAATATCACAGAGTAAGAAGTTGTAGATTTATGTAGATGACACAGGAACCTATCAAAGAGTAAGAAGTTGTAGATTTATGTAGGAGACACTGGAACCTATCACTATCACAGAGTAAGAAGTTGTAGATTTTTGTAGGAGACACTGGAACCTATCACTATCACAGAGTAAGAAGTTGTACATTTTTGTAGGAGACACAGGAACCTATCACTATCACAGAGTAAGAAGTTGTAGATTTTTGTAGGAGACACAGGAACCTATCACTATCACAGAGTAAGAAGTTGTAGATTTATGTAGAAGACACAGGAACCTATCACAGAGTAAGAAGTTGTAGATTTATGTAGAAGACACTGGAACCTATCACTATCACAGAGTAAGAAGTTGTAGATTTATGTAGGAGGCACTGGAACCTATCACTATCACAGAGTAAGAAGTTGTAGATTTATGTAGGAGGCACTGGAACCTATCACTGTCACAGAGTAAGAAGTTGTAGATTTATGTAGGAGACACAGGAACCTATCACTATCACAGAGTAAGAAGTTGTAGATTTATGTAGGAGACACTGGTACCGATCACTATCACAGAGTAAGAAGTTGTAGATTTATGTAGAAGACACTGGAACCTATCACTATCACAGAGTAAGAAGTTGTAGATTTATGTAGAAGACACAGGAACCTATCACAGAGTAAGAAGTTGTAGATTTATGTAGAAGACAAAGGAACCTATCACTATCACAGAGTAAGAAGTTGTAGATTTATGTAGGAGACACTGGAACCTATCAATATCACAGAGTAAGAAGTTGTAGATTTATGTAGAAGACACAGGAACCTATCACTATCACAGAGTAAGAAGTTGTAGATTTATGTAGAAGACACAGGAACCTATCACTATCACAGAGTAAGAAGTTGTAGATTTATGTAGGAGACACAGTAACTTATCACAGAGTAAGAAGTTGTAGATTTATGTAGGAGACACAGGAACCTACCACCATCACTGAGCTCCGTATATCctgaatttaattcaatattgcTACTGTATACTGTACATCTCATTTTCATTGTAGTGCAATTTTGATTACTTTCACTGCaggcaaaaatcatgaaaagaAAACTTACTATAATATTATAACCTATGGTAGTCAATTCCATTTCTACCTGAAAAGTATCATCAGAAAAGACCCAGGAGCAAGAGGGGCAAGAGCTGCTTGTCATTTCTCCTGATTGTTACCAAAATGATAAAACTGCTTTACAGTACATAGAAATATCACCACTATCATATTTTTTGTGTAATTTTGACATTTAAAGTTTTGCTTCttatatataaacaagatgtgtttgtgaaacacaaatacccccgataaaggtcaattccaaagatggccaaggtcacaaggacaaggatcttggtaccagtagaaagatcatgtcacaagaaatgctcatgtgcaatatgaaagctctaatatttaccatttagaagttatgaccaatgtaaaatttattaaaagtaggtcaaatgttaatgtcaaaaggtttagtacccacagaaatgtcttgtcacaaggaatacttatgtgaaatatcaaagctctagcacttactgtttgaaagttattagcaaggttgattcaaaaagtaggtcaaactccaaggtcacagggtcaaaaatgttggtacccatggaaaggtcttgtcacaaggaatactcatcttaaatatcaaagctctagcttttactgttcaaaagttattagcaaggttaaagtttccaaaaagtaggtcaaacttcaaggtcacaaagtcaaaaatgttagtacccacggaaaggtcttgtcacaaggaatacccatgtgaaatatcaaagctctaccacttactattcaaaagttattagcaaggtaaTAGTTTCAGACAAgatgacagaattacaggatgataaaaacaatatgcccccacccccccacccccccattCTTCGATCCCGAGGCATAAAAATGTCCAAAACATTAAAGTACATATGAAAGTAAATGATTTAATGCAGAAAAATTTCACATCATTTTATGGATTGCCCTTggaggtaaccttttcactctcagatttattagtcccctaccgacgaagtcgaaggggattaggtttgcgctccgtccgtctaTCTGTCAGTTAAGTTTTGCGCACTTTTTattctgttcttgcagatattcatttgatatttggtacattgctttaccataacaagttacagatcatttgaatttcatcttggtccgTTAATCTTTCACTTAAGGCTCTTGGACTTAAAAAAAAGAGCATGAATTATGAGTTTTGCAAATATTCACCTGATCATACTTGGtgcattgctttgccataacaattaagttacaaatcaagtttgaatttcgtcttggcccgttgatttttcactaaattatggcccttggacttagaaataTAGAATGAATTaacagttttccgcactttttagCCGAAGAATGGGAGTCCAGTCGGGCGGGCGttgtccacaattagcttgtcagGTCTCCAACTTTCATACCTTtcggtgcatctttgtgagacttacataacatgatcacatccaaaagagaaaggttcctatttattttgaggtcataggtcactaaatgccatagatttgagcttgtccggtctctaactttaatactactaggggcatctttgtgaaacttacaataacatgatcacatccaaaagaggaaggttcctatttatttcgAGGTCAaagtcactttgtcactaaatgccatagatttgagcttgtccggtctttTAACTTTCATATTACTTGGTGTGTCTTTGTCAGACttccatattttgatcacatccaaaagaggaaggttcctatttattttgaggtcaaaaaggtcaaggtctctttttcactatatactgtagatttgagcttgcctctatcTTTTATACacgtacttgctggtgcatgtttatcagacttcaaatcatgatgacattcaagattcatgttgttTTTGAAGGCCAagggtcattatcacactaaatacctattgcagCCATTCAAAACtgcatacttataaactatatcaaatatgtgcatgtttttacttcatgaatgcaagcgtgcataattttccaaactgcaactcgaccatatgcatctttgatgcgttttagcgattttttgttgttgtgcttgtagatattcatttaatatttggtacattgctttgccataacaattAAGTTaacagatcaagttcaaatttcgtctcagtccattgatttttcattaagttatggcccttggacttagaaaaatagcatgaattattagtttacatccaagtttctgtAGATAACAGTACTACACCCATTAAAACTTCCAGCATAGTAATAACAAGAATGTTGGTACggtaaattattcatgatcacctacatctcagtttattgacttggttaaagacctaaacctaattataaatttgttttttcCCCTgatctagtctctactcgaatagtagttgatttccaaccattcctaacctggttccccaatttttccttttaccataaccttcataatgaactttgaatattgttgtggtacagcaATTTTTGCAACCgttaggggactatgtattgccatgcaatactctcagaatgcttgtttttcttcatttttattaACACATTCCAGCAATTTGACCACGGTTCAGAATGAAAGTGTTCATGTCTTAGTTAACCACTGAAGCATGTATAAAACCAGGTACAGTTCAAAATAAAAGTCAAGTTATCATTAATATCAAAAAGAGATTTATTTGAAACTGTCCAGAATCAGTACACAGCACACACGACAGTATGACAATGAAACAAATCTTATCTGTTCAGCACAAGGTgaaaaatgcattcatacaTGAAAACTCTTATAAAATACTACtgttccaaaaaaaaaaaaaaaaaaaaaaaaaaaaaatttgtatataaaacagatgatcttaaatttgtttatgaatATGTGTAGAGTATATTGCACTACTTTTAATACAGTCAAAGACTAGAATATTTGAATAATAAGAAATTATTTGCATTATAAtagaaggtaaaaaaaaaaaaattaccatgaGATAATGCATGTATTGATTTTTACTGTACAATAATAAATAACAGTATATGATGGAATATTGACCAATCATGTTggataaatacacatacattacAACACATACGATAGGAAGATCCATCCTCCACAGTTCTCTCACAAAGCAAGAATGGATGGGGATGTTGGGGAAAACTCGGGGACAAATCTTCCTGGAAATTTATAACTCTACTTCCTACACAGAACCTGTCTATTAGGAACAGAACCGTTCAGCTAAAAACTAACAAACAAATGATACTTCATAAAAATTTAGTAAGTACTCTCCATGGGATTAGAAAGTTATTTATCGACCTCAACTCGCACATAAAAGATGTACTCTAAAATACATTTCTAGTACTATTTTCCCTGTGAATAAGGTAGGTGTCATAAACACACTGCCTACCCAGTATGATTACAGACCCCAACAACAGGTACCATTTAATCCCTGACAACATGAACCAGTTTAATCCCACTATTCAACTTAGCTTTCATAATTCCTGCATCATGTATATTCATGATGAGATTCTTCTGAAGGGCCATTTCCATAAACCGATAAATCCTCCCAGTTTTATTTCTATTCCTGGAGAAACACCTAAAACCCTCTGGGGTCAAGAAACACCCCTACATTTTTGTCCTTAATTAATTCCTCCACATCTTGGACGATTAAGACCCTACACCTACACAAACTCTTGGGTAAATATCGGTAAATACATACAGTCAAAGCAATGGAGATCTTGGGGGAGGGAAACAAGTTTTTCCTCTACTTCACAACACtcggtttaattttttttttaaacatgctTGTCTAGTCTTTTATCATCAGTCATTTTTCTTGTCTTCCCGGCTCTTCACTGGAATGTCAGAGTCTTTCTCTTCCTTCTTGGTTTCCGTGGCAACTGCTCGTCTCATGGCATCCCACATTCCTCCCATGAACACAGCACAGAACAAGTTCTCAAAAGGAGCGAATGGGTCATGAATGCCGAGAAGCAGGGCCGAGAGTTTAAAGTAAACAAAGAAAATGACAACGCCGAAGTACACCAGGGCATGTGGGGCAGTGATGTAGTTCATTTTCTCCATCAAAAACACTAGAGAGGCCAGGAAACAGGCTTTTGTTACGCTGAAAGTAAAGGTCATATCATAATGTGTTACACTGAAAGTAAAGGTCATATCATAATGTGCTACACTGAAAGTAAAGATCAGATCATAATATATTACACTGTAAGTATCATGTGTTAATGCTACAAATTACTTGATACTAGTGGTTTAAAGTTTGAGTATGGATGAACCTGGTAAACATTAAATGCTTAGGGATGATTTTCTTATTTCATAAGTTGCATTTCCCTTGATACCAATAATTTTATTAGCTTCTAAATTGAAgtcaatcaaacaaatattttgttgaATGTGTGTGGGCCAGAATAGTATTTGAACATTATCATACATACAAAACAGACTTACAATGATGGCTGAAGAATTTCGTTTGTACCGGGAATCCACAATCCTCGAACCAGTCGTTCAAATGTCTTCATAATTCCACTACCAGCCCCTGTAAAACATCAACAATGGGCAATAATGCAGGTACACTTGAATCATTTCCTTCCAGGTTTATCTTATTTCAGCCAGAGTTACAGGTACCTGCATCCGTCTGGCTTCACACATTAACTCGGATCAAACGTCACAACAGAAATGTGTAAAAATTCAACTAcctatacatatacatttaaagGATGGTAAATCACTTCAACAATCATTagtaattctctctctctctctctctctctctatagctctctctctctctctctctctatagctctctctctctctctataataTAGCATCGAGTTGGGGTAGATCTTTGCGGTGTACACACCATTCTGTGATACACTCTATGGTCTCTTTTAATGCTATTTACCTTTAATTGTTCCGATGAGCAGAATGACTAGCACCGAGTTAGGGTAGATCTTTGCAGTGTACACAACTCCGTGATATACTTTGTGGGCACGCTGCACCTCCTTCAGACCAGCAACTGCCAGTTTACATGGTAAGAATTTGATTGTCTTGTATACAACGTCAAATGG
This genomic window from Ostrea edulis chromosome 4, xbOstEdul1.1, whole genome shotgun sequence contains:
- the LOC125671303 gene encoding trimeric intracellular cation channel type 1B.1-like; amino-acid sequence: MDPQTFLDIATKVTKLKMYPYFDIAHYTLMCMAARDDTPGNSSGTAAFSRKHPLSCWISSMLLCFAGSIIANFLLGEPIITPFKDHNALLTASVIWYLIFYSPFDVVYKTIKFLPCKLAVAGLKEVQRAHKVYHGVVYTAKIYPNSVLVILLIGTIKGAGSGIMKTFERLVRGLWIPGTNEILQPSFVTKACFLASLVFLMEKMNYITAPHALVYFGVVIFFVYFKLSALLLGIHDPFAPFENLFCAVFMGGMWDAMRRAVATETKKEEKDSDIPVKSREDKKND